DNA sequence from the Drosophila sechellia strain sech25 chromosome 3L, ASM438219v1, whole genome shotgun sequence genome:
aaaaatataaaaatgggaacattaaaattattgatattattgaaatgattttgtaaaaaatatggaatttacatttcaaaaagtattaaaTATATGCTATAAAAACAGTGTGATGCAAAATGAGacctatatatgtatttaactAAATAACAGGAAAAGGATTTCGGGTCCGTACATTTTTTAAACGTTCCAATTAATTTAAGGAGATTGGCGATCGGAcgtttacaaatatttatttttaaacaaggCAGTGTGAAGTGTGGCCCTTGCttggataaaaaaaaatcgtgCGAGGTTCTCTCTTCTCTTTTCGTTCCATATTATCGCTTTCAGAAAATTCGATATCATCGATAAGTGTTTTCCCTTTCAAAAGTCTTCGTCTTCTCAAGACGATCATTCCAATCCGATCCATTTGACTACTTTTATCTGGTGCATACCCGATTTGACTGCTTGGACGGAGTGGGATGTGTGAATGAATACTATAAAACGCTTGAATTTTGAGATTATAGAGACGTAGACGGGTAGCGACAGTTTGTTTCAAAAGATTAACAAGCCCACAAACTGCCTAAAACTTGCAAGGCCATTATATTATTTGTCTATTCATTTTCGATCGATATGCCAACAACATTTATGCCATGCCCACTCTAATGCGTCAATGAATGCGACTAATCCAGGTGCCCCCCAAGGTAACTTGGTCCACCTCATCGAGTCAACCGCGTCCCTCTAAGAATAATTTATCAGTTAACCGGGAAGCCTCATTTTTTTGGTCTTCACGGCAGGTAGAGACCGCATGTAGTATtaagaagaaaaacaaaatcccTACATCAATGGAGTGTCATTCTTATTATTACAAGTAAAGTgaatttctatatttattttggcacCTTGTAAATGTGACAAGTGATTAGAATTGTGGTTCTTCTTAATTATATAAATGTACATCATAataagatttttattttcttagaGCTAGAGTACTGAGACActattatttatatacttttccGTGTGCGACAGACTAAATGATTCATAACGAATATGAATACCAGAGTTCACAGATGAGCAATAATTTCAGTTCCTGTTAAAGTGATGTCACTGTCGGCTTGTAGGGAGAGTCTGTGAAGGAAAACATGAATGTTAAAGGAATATGAATTGAAGCAGTAAGATGATCGCCAACCTGAAGATTGTAGATCGCCTTTCTCATCGAACTTGTATACGCGAGCATTAATAATACTCAGATCTGTCTGACTTGATTCcctgtaaaaaaaaatgatggCCAATTAAAAAATTGTAGCTTCGATTCGAATATTACAACTTACACATTAATGGCCCACCAGGATTTGACGTGCAAATTCTTGCCAAGAAGCAGAATAAAACCAGCTATGGCCAGGCCCAGAATGCAAATTCCACTCCAGAAGTCAATGATGAAGAAATGCTCTCTCACTCTGGCCATTATATATACGACTATTTCCCGGATCCAGACCGCAAACACGCCCACTATGTAAGCGCTAAAGGCATAGAAACTGCAGGAATATAAAAGATAATTAGGTCTATAATAAAAACAGCTTTAAGGCAATCTTACTGCGTCTTGACGATTTTCAGTTGAGTGCCCAATATGTACTGAGTATCCGATGGCAGTTCGTAGATGGAAAAGTACGCCTTGAGACAGCATACAATGCTGAATATCAGGAGGAGTGCAATGGGTCCGTAGTAGTAGATCAAAATACCCCAGGTGCGAACTGAAAATGCATAGACAACTCGAAATTATACTACGTTGTACTTTCTTATTTAACCTACCATCGAACCAGCAGTAATCTTCTCCCATGCCCGGCTTAAAGTGCTTGGGCATCTTGGAGTCCTGGGCTAAGGACACCAAAAACCGAAGACCAATCACCGCAAGGACTGCCAGAGCAAGAGACAATCGACGAACGGAGCTCCTAACAGCCTTTTGTTTAAACTTGAGCAGAAAGTCAAGACTGCAAATGGCCAGAAAGACGAAGGAGAGCATGATGCAGAAGTAGGCCAGAAATCCTTTGGGATACATAGAACAAAATAAGTCATCCAGTTGAAGTAGACAAAATTACTCAACCTATGTCCCTGCAGGCGACATGCGAGAGCTTCATGGGATTCTTCAAGGCCAAGTAGACCAACAGGGAGTAACCCACGATCATGGACAGCAGGTAGTAGATGATTAGCTGGCCATAGTGGCTTTTACGGGCATCCCTCACAGATCCAAGTAGAGAGAGtatgaaaatgtttataatgATGGCTATAATACTGCCTAGAAGGGAACAATAGTTAGAATCTCGTCGAAGGTCTTCAAACAACACGACTCACAAATGGCGTAAATCCAAACCCGGTAGCCCGTTTGAAAGCGTTCGCAGTTGAGCGGAGTGAGCTCCCACTGCTCCGGCTTGTGCTCCAACGGGCTAAAGCAATACTCATCCGTCGACCACAGACGATCGTCCCGCCGTAGCGTTCCATTCTCGAAGAGGTCCCATTGCCAGAAGTTATCGTGCTTTTTGTCCACGAATTTGTTTCGGCAACCCAGCTCTGTGCGCACCACAAAACGATCGCGAATGCGTACTTGATCCACCGTCCTATTTGCGTAGGTGAGCTCCACGTGAGTGGACTCGCGTACTTGGTGTGGCATCGTGCAGTTCCAGTGCTTGGCATCAAAGACGAGGTTCTCCGGACAACAGAAACTGATGCAGGGCTTCAGCAGACAGACGCAGCCCCGCAGATGCTTCTTGGCCCGGTACTCCACTCCATCGATCACCTTGAAGGAGTACTCCGCCATCAGATGCGGTGGGACCACTACTCCAGCGTATGAGTAGGAGCCATCCTTCATCCGCAGCCCATCCGTAATGTTGACCGTGTGGGCGTAGGCACAGGGATGGTTGATACTGGCGATTTCCAGGGACTTTACGCCCAAGGAGAGCCATATAACTAAAAGAATTATCAATGGCGAGACCATGGCTAACTGATCCACGCTTGTTGGATTTTTGGTCGATTCGTTCGTCGGCCTGACGTCACAGGCTGATCAGCTCGATAATTAAGTAAACAAATATGAGAAGCGATCGCCGTTCGCTTTGAGCAATGCACGCACACTCGCCGAGTCACAAATCTAAACCAACAACAATGGAAACCCAAAATTGACAACGAATGTGACGCGGGTCTAAAAACGGCTGCGATTGCGACAACGACACCGACAACACCAAAAAGAACAACCATAAACATAAAAGTTTGGTGGAGAGTCTCTCCTAGCTAGTCGTCTTGCCTCTCTCTAAACGACAAACCGGCAACCGCAACGGAGCTCCATGCTGGCCAAGAATAAAAAACAGACTAACTGATTAGCCGTTCCCAAAACCAGACGCGACCACAAGCAGCCGGCAAAAAGAGCGATTGGGAGACTCACAACCCGTCCCGCCCCTCCTCCTAGAAACCGACGTGGAATCTCAACGCGCTCGCAACTTGCACATTCATACCTTAAGTTATAAGCATTTAAGCCATTCGAGTCATTTCCAGAACTATCTTGAGATAGATATAAAAGGTAATTAGATTATTTCCAACCCTGTTCTATAATTTATTGGCTTTGCGACCGTAAGGAAAATCAAATTTTGAACCGACAATCCAAATGATCCAAACGACTTTAGCACCGTAAACGATATCTAGCCAGTTCACACACCTCCAGGTAGACAAACTTTTTATAGCCTGGAAATGCACctaaatatttttggttttggtttttaaatatttaggtGCATTTCCAGGCTATAAAAAGTTTGTCTACCTGGAGGTGTGTGAACTGGCTAGATATCGTTTACGGTCTTCAAGAATATTCGAAAAGATTCGGTAACTTTCGTCAAACAGATCCGCTGAGGAAAAAACATCGTTCAATTTTATCTTTGGCTTTATTAAGCTTGGAATACAATTATAAttcttgtattttgttttacatTAGTTCAGAGATAATGCAGATATGGAGAATGGTACATTTATGCAAAGAGGGTATACAGTAATCAATCAACACCAATCTCGTTTTAACAAGGCACATTTATATGTTACGTATATATGCTGAATGCTTAccttggacttaggctaatggTGAATTACAAATTTGATCTCTCAGCGGGGTTCGGAGAACCTTAAAATTTTGCTTGCATAAACAGTAAATATGGCTCTGCATAACTTTCTTATACAACTAATCAGGTTGTTCGTGGTCAcatggcattaaaaaaagaaagagaatTTGGGTGGGGTGGGTTTTCGTGGTAGTTCTGGGGGATAGGGACTTTCTCTTATAGTAGTGTCTTTCATAAAGTTCTATCCGTATGTGGATGCTACTGCGCGAATTTATAGATATCGACTTTAAATGTTGATTACAGAATAATCTCATGATAGGAATATGTAGTCCTAAAATATGAATAAGTGATCTTTATCTACAGAAAGGAACGAAGTGTTCGCAAAAATCCGAGGACGATCAAGTTGAATATAAATGCGATTAGTCCTTCCTGATCTGCACGCATCCCGAGGTATTCAATGCTCTGCCTATGGCAACTGCGAGTGCTGTGATCAGCGGAAGATGGTAGTTTTCTGCGGATCCACGCTCGAGCTGATCACTAGCGGCTTCTCCACAGATGGCTTCTCGTGCAGCGACAGATTGGCCACGCTGCTCGACGTGGTCTTGGTGGAGTACTGGCTCTGACGTTGGTTGCTGCCATCGCGAACACTCGAGCATCTGTGTTCGTGTGAAGTGGTGGAGTGGTTATGACGTCCATTGCGTGGGCAGCGTGGAATAGACAATGGCGGTAAATCTGATTAGAATTGGTTCGTTTGAGTGCTTGGATTTTGAGTTAGGgaaaagcaaacacattaagcGATCCTATAGGATATAAACAGGTTACCTTCaccaaaacacaaaaatggaTGGTCGTTATGATTAGTTTTCGAGGGGTTAGAGGTTATCAGGGTTATCTAATGGTTGCTTTCAACTGGGGTTAACTACACTGTCTACTACATCTCCACTTCCGGAGGATTACCTGTAACCATTTTGATTAGATGGCTATCTTCGGGGTCGGACTTGGGTCGGTGGCATTGCTACCGGCCTTGTCAACAGCCTTAAGGTGCAGCTTTCTTGGCAGCACACTCGCGTCAGAAGTGATGGAAGTCGAGGTTGTGGTCGAGCTCAGGCCATTCGAGCGCCTCTTCTCCAGGAGTCTTCAATGAATAGCGATCGATGATGATCAAATTTATGTTGAGACACATGCACATATGGACACACATGGTGGATGCAAACATAAGTTTGTGTTTAGATCAGGGCAATTAGGAATGGTACTTCTGTTTAGTAGCTACAAAGACGCGACCGGACTGAGTCACCGAGCTAGGCGGCTGGAGATTCAGTGCTGTGTTGGCTGTCAGTGTTCGGTTTAGAGTTAGTCTGCAGGCAGTGTCTGTTGGTGTTGAGCTTGAGTTTAAGCAATATCGAAAGAGGTCTGACAACGAGATAAGTACAACATATAAGGTTTAATGTAATCAGAAGTTGCGCGCTGCCAGAACTTGAAGTGCATATGTATTCCTATACTCTCCAACGGGTTTTCCATCTTAGTGCAAGAGATTTAAGGATCGTGGAATAAGGTAGGAATCATATAACCCGAAATAGTCATTTTCTTGATTTAAGCGCGGGTTAGCAAAGGCCACAACAAACGAGCAACCGCGCTAAAGAGGACCTGCTTACTACAATCGACGAAATCGATTCAGACTTCGTGTGAATGAATACCACTAGTGGATCCATTGGCAAAGGCGTTGCGGATCACCACCAGCTTGCGGATCTGGTTGGAGGCGTCCATAAACCGCTGCTTCATCGAGAACGAAGTCGGTCCCATCGTTACGCTCTCAGTCTGCCGCAGACTGCGCACACGTACCGTTCTGAGAATAGTCGGGGTTACAGATATGATGGTGGACAGAGTCAGAGACACGACACACAAGAGGGAGTCACGAGTCGTGTGAATGGACAAACGCCCAGTGGGCGGGACAGGACATAACGTGGAGTTAGAGTAGATAGAGCAACACTTACCTGTTTGTGATCAAGTGCTTGACCTTCTTCTTCATCACAAACAACATGAATATGAGAAAGCCCTGCATGGCATTGGCCAGATCCGAGATATAGAAGAGCTTTGACCACCCCTTGTCGCTGCCCACGAAGTACGAGATGAGCTCCGTGAGCCAGGTGATGCCCATTATGAGAAAGAGGCGCAAGAACAAGCCGAATCTATAGTTGGACCAAGCACGATAAAAACGTCTTTGGGGGAAGGTGGATAAGAAATACTGAAAGGATGACACTCACTTGTCCTTCTCGGTTCGTAGGTTCTTGGTGCTGTTCTCACTCGCAATTATCCGGGCCATCTCGCGCTGCACGCCGTGAATCTTGATCGCAGTCATTATGAACATGATGGTGTTGGCAACAACGATGGCCAGAATGGGACCGTAGAAATAGATCATGGCTGCCCAGTTGCTCATATCCAGCCAGCAGTATACGCCATCCCCAATACCTGGCTTTAGGTTGTCGGGCAAATTGGAAAGTTGCTGGGCGCAATAGGTGAAGGCCAGGAAAACTAGGGCAATACCCCAAGAGTAGAGCGAATAAAACAGGAAGCGTTTCTTCTCCTGGAATCGGTTAATTCCTCTCGTCCCTCGGAAATTGTGCCACAAGTCAAAGCTGATGACACTTAGCCACATGTAGGCGC
Encoded proteins:
- the LOC6610174 gene encoding probable G-protein coupled receptor Mth-like 9, which translates into the protein MVSPLIILLVIWLSLGVKSLEIASINHPCAYAHTVNITDGLRMKDGSYSYAGVVVPPHLMAEYSFKVIDGVEYRAKKHLRGCVCLLKPCISFCCPENLVFDAKHWNCTMPHQVRESTHVELTYANRTVDQVRIRDRFVVRTELGCRNKFVDKKHDNFWQWDLFENGTLRRDDRLWSTDEYCFSPLEHKPEQWELTPLNCERFQTGYRVWIYAICSIIAIIINIFILSLLGSVRDARKSHYGQLIIYYLLSMIVGYSLLVYLALKNPMKLSHVACRDIGFLAYFCIMLSFVFLAICSLDFLLKFKQKAVRSSVRRLSLALAVLAVIGLRFLVSLAQDSKMPKHFKPGMGEDYCWFDVRTWGILIYYYGPIALLLIFSIVCCLKAYFSIYELPSDTQYILGTQLKIVKTHFYAFSAYIVGVFAVWIREIVVYIMARVREHFFIIDFWSGICILGLAIAGFILLLGKNLHVKSWWAINVESSQTDLSIINARVYKFDEKGDLQSSDSPYKPTVTSL